In Erigeron canadensis isolate Cc75 chromosome 1, C_canadensis_v1, whole genome shotgun sequence, a single window of DNA contains:
- the LOC122598999 gene encoding plant UBX domain-containing protein 11 yields the protein MDQSVSSLAFKGSILEAITEAKRQKKLFVVYISGDNEDSISMDQSTWLDSSVAESLSKYCILLHILEGSTDAAQFSALYRQKAAPCITVIGYNGVQLWQNEGFVSAEVLASNFEKAWLSIHVQETTATFLTAALASRQSESIPFEAPPTASRDPGDSSSAPSSTNPTASASLDKKDIDHDKDKCVNETPPVEIIYSKLGDDASHEPLVDKLEEVEQPVTTNSEPFTQATPSASDSGANTKPCLNVSREAKLSESLHTEVVDKITDLPLKKSTDIYLNIRLPGGASLQEKFEPTSTLRVVKDYVDENQESSIGSYDLAVPYPRKVFTDQDLSKTLTELNLLDRQALIVVPHLQTGGLRSGQSAIPSQSVSTSAAGSSDGESYFSLVKRYLSYVNPLAYLSSGGANSSTSVQETQRTMPESGNFTGSRRSYLVTSNQRSGSIPSTARNNKPSSSRFGSGSNIHTLKHDEDDAKFSGKNAFWNGNSTEYGGDGDNK from the exons ATGGATCAATCTGTCTCATCTCTTGCATTCAAAGGTTCCATTCTTGAAGCAATCACTGAAGCCAAAAGGCAGAAGAAactttttgttgtttatatatcAG GGGACAATGAAGACTCCATCTCTATGGATCAATCTACTTGGTTGGATTCAAGT GTTGCTGAGTCATTATCAAAGTACTGCATTTTATTGCACATTTTGGAAGGAAGCACAGATGCTGCTCAGTTTTCAGCATTAT ACCGACAGAAAGCCGCTCCCTGTATAACTGTTATTGGATATAATGGTGTCCAACTATGGCAAAATG AGGGATTTGTCAGTGCCGAAGTTCTGGCTTCAAACTTTGAGAAAGCATGGTTGAGTATCCATGTCCAG GAAACAACTGCCACTTTCTTGACTGCAGCACTTGCCTCGAGACAGTCTGAATCAATTCCTTTTGAAGCCCCTCCTACCGCTTCACGTGATCCTGGTGATTCTTCTTCGGCACCTTCATCAACTAATCCTACTGCTAGTGCTTCATTAGACAAAAAAGACATAGATCATGACAAAGATAAGTGTGTGAATGAAACACCACCGGTTGAG ATAATATACTCAAAACTTGGTGATGATGCGTCTCATGAGCCGCTTGTTGATAAATTGGAAGAAGTTGAACAACCAGTTACGACAAATAGTGAACCATTTACCCAAGCGACTCCGAGTGCAAGTGATTCTGGAGCTAACACAAAACCATGCTTAAATGTTAGTCGTGAAGCAAAGCTTTCTGAAAGTTTGCATACCGAGGTGGTGGATAAAATAACCGATTTGCCTTTAAAAAAATCAACTGATATATATCTGAATATAAGATTGCCTGGGGGAGCAAGTCTACAAGAGAAATTTGAACCTACAAGCACTCTGAGAGTGGTGAAAGATTATGTGGATGAAAATCAAGAAAGTAGCATTGGCTCTTATGATCTAGCCGTTCCGTATCCTCGCAAGGTTTTCACTGACCAAG ATTTAAGCAAAACATTAACAGAGTTAAATCTGCTTGATAGACAAGCCTTGATAGTGGTTCCACATCTTCAAACCGGGGGTCTACGCAGTGGACAATCTGCCATACCCAGCCAGTCTGTTTCCACGAGTGCTGCTGGCTCTTCAGACGGGGAAAGTTATTTTTCACTTGTTAAACGATATCTATCGTATGTAAATCCTTTGGCCTATCTTAGCAGTGGAGGTGCCAATTCCTCAACTTCTGTACAGGAAACGCAGAGAACTATGCCAGAATCTG GCAACTTTACGGGTAGCAGAAGATCCTACCTCGTAACATCAAACCAAAGAAGTGGTAGCATACCGTCAACTGCTAGAAACAACAAACCAAGTTCATCCAGATTTGGAAGTGGAAGCAACATCCACACACTGAAACATGATGAAGATGATGCCAAATTCAGTGGTAAAAACGCTTTCTGGAACGGAAATTCCACAGAATATGGTGGTGATGGCGACAACAAGTGA
- the LOC122585932 gene encoding solute carrier family 35 member F1-like — protein sequence MVSFKGLFTKKILFSLVLGQVLSLFITSTGFSSSELARRGINAPTSQSLANYVLLAIVYGAILIGRKKGMKAKWYYYLVLGLVDVEANYLVVKAYQYTSLTSVMLLDCWSIPSVIILTWLFLKTKYKLKKIVGVLICVAGLVLVIFSDVHAGDRKQSGSNPVKGDLLVIAGATLYAICNVSEEFFVKTADQVELLAMLGLFGAICSGIQITVLEREELKSIHWSSGAVLPYAGFAAAMFLFYSGVPVLLKISGSTMLNLSLLTSDMWSVLIRIFVYHEKVDWMYFVAFAAVAVGLVVYSAFDKEVNKTNGDAADELEQSKDGDEEAAVGSGRLSTTVKGI from the exons ATGGTGAGTTTTAAGGGTCTATTTACAAAAAAGATATTGTTCAGTCTTGTTTTAGGCCAAGTTCTGTCTCTTTTTATCACATCAACTGGTTTTTCATCATCTGAGCTTGCTAGGAGAG GAATCAATGCACCAACATCGCAATCTTTAGCGAACTATGTCTTACTGGCGATTGTTTATGGTGCAATTTTGATTGGCAGAAAAAAAGGAATGAAG GCAAAATGGTACTACTATTTAGTTCTTGGGCTTGTAGATGTTGAGGCAAATTATCTTG TGGTGAAGGCATACCAGTACACGTCATTAACAAGCGTTATGCTACTGGATTGTTGGTCAATCCCATCTGTCATAATCCTTACCTGGCTCTTCTTGAAGACAAAATACAAGCTCAAGAAAATTGTGGGTGTTCTCATTTGTGTTGCTGGTCTAGTGCTTGTTATTTTTTCAGATGTACATGCAGGAGATCGTAAAC AAAGCGGTAGTAACCCTGTTAAAGGGGATTTGTTGGTCATTGCCGGGGCTACACTTTATGCTATCTGCAATGTTAGCGAG GAGTTTTTTGTAAAAACGGCTGATCAAGTTGAACTCTTGGCGATGTTGGGACTCTTTGGTGCCATTTGTAGTGGTATTCAAAT AACCGTACTTGAACGAGAAGAACTCAAGTCGATCCACTGGTCATCAGGAGCG GTGCTTCCGTATGCTGGATTTGCAGCAGCAATGTTTCTATTTTACTCGGGTGTACCGGTCCTGCTAAAG ATTAGTGGCTCTACAATGCTAAATCTGTCTTTGTTGACATCAGACATGTGGTCGGTTTTGATACGCATCTTTGTGTACCATGAAAAG GTTGATTGGATGTACTTTGTAGCATTTGCTGCTGTTGCTGTCGGGCTGGTTGTTTATTCAGC GTTCGATAAAGAAGTGAACAAAACGAATGGCGATGCTGCTGATGAGTTGGAACAAAGTAAAGATGGTGATGAGGAAGCTGCTGTGGGCTCGGGTAGGTTAAGCACAACAGTCAAAGGGATTTGA
- the LOC122598987 gene encoding probable methyltransferase PMT19 has protein sequence MSKLSPLPPPPAHQNPLKNPLIRLFCILIICTSFYILGSYKSTIKPTPKFQENCLNHTKFTTLTHQNTRHSLDFQTHHTIPLPPLNSVLKFKICPQNYTHYCPCQDPQRERLFNVEKMLHRERHCPVSTAEILRCLVPAPVGYKKPFPWPKSRSQAWFSNVPFKTLTESKKQQNWVKLVGDRLIFPGGGTSFKQGVKGYIEILKKMVPLESGVIRTALDTGCGVASFGDSLLDYNIITMSIAPRDIHEAQVQFALERGLPAMLGVLGTYRLPYPSRSFDLAHCSRCLVPWTDHDGLYLIEIDRILRPGGYWVLSGPPINWRNKYTASDGTTKDPKKELSRLEDLARRLCWRKIKGKGPIVVWQKPINHIECIKMERDSGFPKFCGENDDPDNGWYREMDACITPLPQVEHMQDVSGGVLQKWPKRLNTVPPRIGFLHNLNTKDILDDNLIWKQRVSAYASVLKSMLTGGYRNIIDMNAGLGGFAASLSEYPVWVMNIVPHDAENKTLGIIYERGLVGTYMNWCEPFSTYPRSYDLIHADNVFSLYMNKCDIVDIFIEMFRIIRPKGTIIVADHVDIVVKMKGHADQMGWHTRLSDTEAGPFGPRKLLFIEI, from the exons atgtcaaaactcTCACCATTACCACCCCCTCCAGCACACCAAAATCCTCTCAAAAACCCCTTAATTAGACTGTTTTGTATCTTGATCATATGTACATCTTTTTATATTCTTGGATCATACAAATCTACCATTAAACCCACACCAAAATTCCAAGAAAACTGCTTAAATCACACCAAGTTCACAACTTTAACACACCAAAACACTCGCCACTCACTAGACTTTCAAACCCATCACACAATCCCTCTGCCACCACTAAATTCAGTACTAAAATTCAAGATTTGCCCACAAAATTACACCCATTACTGTCCTTGTCAAGACCCGCAAAGGGAAAGATTgttcaatgttgaaaaaatGTTGCATAGGGAGCGGCATTGTCCGGTCAGCACCGCAGAGATTCTGCGGTGTTTGGTCCCTGCACCGGTTGGGTACAAGAAGCCATTTCCATGGCCTAAAAGCAGATCCCAAGCTTGGTTTAGTAATGTGCCATTTAAGACACTGACAGAGTCAAAGAAACAGCAGAATTGGGTCAAACTGGTGGGCGATCGGCTAATTTTTCCGGGAGGTGGGACTTCTTTTAAGCAAGGGGTTAAGGGTTATATTGAGATATTGAAAAAGATGGTGCCACTAGAATCTGGTGTTATCAGGACAGCTCTTGATACAGGGTGTGGG GTTGCAAGCTTTGGAGACTCCCTATTGGATTACAACATCATAACTATGTCTATAGCTCCAAGGGACATACATGAAGCTCAGGTGCAATTTGCTCTAGAAAGAGGCCTCCCTGCTATGCTTGGTGTTCTTGGAACCTACAGGCTACCCTACCCATCAAGATCATTTGACTTGGCTCATTGCTCGCGTTGCCTCGTCCCATGGACCGATCACG ACGGGTTGTATCTAATTGAAATTGACCGAATTTTGCGGCCTGGTGGTTATTGGGTGTTGTCGGGGCCGCCTATCAATTGGAGAAATAAATACACGGCCTCAGATGGAACCACCAAGGATCCTAAGAAAGAACTAAGCCGTTTAGAGGATCTTGCTAGGCGATTGTGTTGGAGAAAGATCAAGGGGAAAGGGCCAATTGTTGTGTGGCAGAAACCTATCAATCACATTGAATGCATCAAAATGGAGAGAGATTCGGGATTTCCCAAATTTTGTGGTGAGAATGACGATCCCGATAATGGTTGGTACAGAGAGATGGATGCATGCATCACTCCTCTACCACAAGTAGAACATATGCAGGATGTCTCTGGGGGTGTCCTTCAAAAATGGCCTAAAAGGTTGAATACTGTTCCACCTAGGATTGGGTTCCTTCATAATCTGAATACAAAAGATATCCTTGATGATAATCTGATATGGAAACAGAGAGTTTCTGCATATGCTAGCGTGCTTAAGTCAATGTTGACTGGTGGGTATAGAAATATCATTGACATGAATGCTGGGTTAGGTGGGTTTGCAGCTTCCCTTTCTGAGTATCCAGTTTGGGTTATGAATATAGTTCCTCACGATGCAGAGAATAAAACCCTAGGCATCATTTATGAACGCGGCCTAGTAGGAACTTACATGAATTG GTGTGAACCTTTTTCAACCTATCCTAGATCATATGACTTGATACATGCTGACAATGTGTTTAGCTTGTACATGAATAA GTGTGACATAGTCGACATATTCATTGAGATGTTCAGGATCATTAGACCTAAAGGGACAATCATAGTAGCAGATCATGTAGACATTGTTGTAAAGATGAAGGGCCATGCAGATCAAATGGGGTGGCACACTAGACTATCGGATACTGAAGCTGGCCCTTTTGGCCCTAGAAAGTTGCTTTTTATTGAAATCTAA